A genomic region of Eucalyptus grandis isolate ANBG69807.140 chromosome 5, ASM1654582v1, whole genome shotgun sequence contains the following coding sequences:
- the LOC120293175 gene encoding calmodulin-binding protein 60 D-like translates to MLKLIVTVIGGDFDEEAGKNWTEEFFVNNEMKGQEGKMPLLAGDLSVILDKGMGTLGSITFNDLSSWTRSGKFRLGVKTALDCCEEIRVLEGISNAFVVEDVLVLTPLLSLSPYANLGTPLPW, encoded by the exons ATGCTGAAGTTGATTGTGACGGTTATTGGAGGTGACTTTGATGAAGAAGCTGGTAAAAATTGGACGGAAGAGTTCTTCGTAAACAATGAAATGAAGGGGCAAGAGGGGAAGATGCCACTCTTGGCTGGTGATCTCTCTGTGATCCTCGATAAAGGCATGGGAACTTTGGGTTCTATCACTTTTAATGACCTGTCAAGCTGGACAAGAAGTGGAAAATTCAGACTTGGAGTCAAAACTGCGTTGGATTGTTGTGAGGAAATCCGTGTCCTTGAGGGCATATCTAATGCCTTTGTTGTGGAAGATG TTCTAGTCTTAACGCCCTTGTTGTCGCTAAGCCCGTATGCCAATTTGGGAACGCCACTCCCGTGGTGA
- the LOC104446720 gene encoding uncharacterized protein LOC104446720, whose translation MPNDDHPHVYKTKCVAHEVQLLFETIYYDIQWVRKAFDQARAVVTKIQKHDSILSSMKQFTNCRDSKQSSTTIFYSNYYMLQSIMGIESELRLLVSSSEWLSLSFDKDESGVEVGEIIQGSEFWSGGKEVLQALEPIFQVLCLVDGYNATSGFLYAAVEMADEAIRQIYETNVAKYQSLWKIFKQWRGDIIQPIHAAAAFLNPAYMCSEKYIENDAMKHGMNIMLEKLVDGEEKEIFVQEMLLYRNKVPKLFTTMAVTMLRTSHPCDWWDYCGDVLPVLKKYAIRILSQPCSTSFCRESLSAFETAQTEKREPLMPAVMGDYLYLRTNALLMENFNTMKEKIRKPLDLVKLRELPDFSEFINENFTRDLLNEIKVPLSDGKQNSW comes from the exons ATGCCAAATGATGACCATCCTCATGTGTACAAGACTAAATGTGTTGCCCATGAAGTACAATTACTCTTCGAGACTATTTATTATGATATCCAGTGGGTTCGAAAGGCATTTGATCAAGCAAGAGCAGTTGTCACTAAGATTCAGAAGCATGATAGCATCTTATCATCGATGAAGCAGTTCACAAACTGCAGGGACTCGAAACaatcatcaacaacaatattTTACTCAAACTATTATATGCTTCAATCAATCATGGGGATTGAAAGTGAGCTGCGATTGCTTGTTTCATCATCTGAGTGGCTTTCGTTGAGTTTTGACAAGGATGAATCAGGCGTAGAAGTGGGTGAAATAATTCAGGGTTCTGAATTTTGGAGTGGAGGGAAAGAAGTCTTGCAAGCTCTAGAACCGATATTTCAAGTACTCTGTCTAGTTGATGGCTACAACGCTACTTCTGGGTTCTTGTATGCAGCTGTGGAAATGGCAGATGAGGCTATTAGACAAATATATGAGACTAATGTAGCTAAGTATCAGAGTTTATGGAAGATTTTCAAGCAATGGCGGGGTGATATCATTCAACCGATacatgctgctgctgcttttctTAACCCTGCTTACATGTGTAGCGAGAAGTACATAGAGAATGATGCAATGAAACATGGCATGAATATAATGTTGGAAAAATTGGTAGAtggtgaagaaaaggaaatatttgtGCAAGAAATGCTGCTCTATCGTAACAAAGTGCCAAAGTTGTTCACTACTATGGCTGTGACAATGTTACGGACATCTCATCCTT GTGACTGGTGGGACTATTGCGGTGATGTCCTTCCTGTATTGAAGAAGTACGCAATTCGAATCCTAAGCCAACCCTGCAGCACTTCTTTCTGCAGGGAGAGTTTGAGTGCATTTGAAACTGCTCAAACTGAGAAGAGGGAGCCATTGATGCCTGCAGTGATGGGCGATTATCTGTATTTGAGGACAAATGCGTTACTGATGGAGAATTTCAacacaatgaaagaaaaaattaggaaGCCACTTGATCTCGTGAAACTCAGAGAACTCCCTGATTTTTCAGAGTTTATCAATGAGAATTTCACTCGTGATCTATTGAATGAGATCAAAGTTCCTTTATCAGATGGAAAACAAAATAGTTGGTAA
- the LOC104445137 gene encoding uncharacterized protein LOC104445137, giving the protein MVRKRDQFWEYVQRLDGKFKCKFCDRKFAGGVPRVKSHLSGIKGSGIDICTKVPEDVRVAATEAIFGPNKRAKAEASPVKIEGTSLKTHTNKDEVLLDKLLVKFILLNDIDVDIVRRPSFIDFVNAMIDHGSHYKLPCCSLVKTKLVPDLENVIGEHVANVKKSWVKTGCTLIYDSWSDKERSFIYIFAYSIEGAILLNALEIKNDESTNARFLYPLVEKDRILKSSPWSYSSNLLVLKQCDPEIPEHCYDFSKASFWVRIGESPWAVDKIGSYGPWLKAEVSDHSPYWETFYGKIEEDIIVEETIPVEHSPSSEKALIIREKGPEMCLEACSKKRAESSVEPERMELPVTNQKVNKDYGKQIISSDNLTQTPLKIGKSSKKNMKVQKAKK; this is encoded by the exons ATGGTCAGAAAGAGAGATCAATTTTGGGAATATGTACAGCGTCTGGATGGCAAATTTAAGTGCAAGTTTTGCGATAGAAAATTTGCTGGTGGTGTTCCAAGAGTTAAATCGCATTTATCTGGCATTAAAGGCTCTGGTATAGATATATGCACCAAGGTTCCTGAAGATGTTCGAGTTGCCGCTACTGAAGCAATTTTTGGTCCCAACAAAAGAGCCAAGGCTGAAGCCTCTCCAGTTAAGATTGAAGGGACTTCGCTAAAAACGCATACCAATAAGGATGAGGTTTTGCTGGATAAATTGCTTGTTAAGTTCATCCTGTTGAATGATATCGATGTTGACATTGTGCGAAGGCCATCCTTCATTGACTTTGTAAATGCTATGATTGACCATGGTTCCCATTATAAGTTGCCATGTTGTTCACTAGTCAAAACAAAGTTAGTGCCTGATTTGGAAAACGTAATTGGAGAGCATGTGGCAAATGTGAAGAAATCATGGGTTAAAACTGGCTGCACACTCATCTATgatagttggagtgataaggagagATCCTTCATTTATATCTTCGCTTATTCTATTGAAGGGGCGATCCTATTGAATGcgttggaaataaaaaatgatgaatcaaCAAATGCGAGGTTTCTCTACCCTCTG GTTGAAAAGGATAGAATCCTAAAATCTTCACCCTGGTCTTACTCTAGTAATCTGCTTGTGCTGAAACAATGCGATCCTGAAATTCCAGAACATTGTTATGACTTCTCTAAAGCATCATTCTGGGTCAGAATTGGAG AATCCCCATGGGCAGTTGACAAAATAGGGTCCTATGGACCATGGTTGAAAGCAGAAGTCAGTGATCATAGTCCTTATTGGGAgactttttatggaaaaattgaagaagacaTTATTGTAGAGGAAACCATACCTGTAGAACACTCACCAAGCAGTGAGAAGGCTCTAATTATAAGGGAGAAAGGTCCAGAAATGTGTCTTGAAGCCTGCAGCAAAAAAAGAGCTGAAAGTTCCGTGGAGCCGGAGAGAATGGAACTCCCTGTTACAAATCAGAAAGTCAATAAAGATTATGGAAAACAGATTATCAGCTCAGACAATCTCACACAGACTCCTCTTAAAATAGGAAAGAGCAGCAAGAAGAACATGAAAGTGCAGAAAGCTAAGAAGTAG